The following are encoded in a window of Pristis pectinata isolate sPriPec2 chromosome 1, sPriPec2.1.pri, whole genome shotgun sequence genomic DNA:
- the LOC127576608 gene encoding CD63 antigen-like isoform X2: protein MESENGVVMLKLMLFVLNLLFLFLILMILVFLVEVTVEVSAYIFRSQMYSNLSNDIEKSFEDYDETSTPGVLDQLQIKFHCCGSNNYTDWFKTAFGQVTWSVPSSCCINVTESCGRSVSNQTSNIHSVGCTEIISTWIEQYFSIIRGTSVCFAFGQVIGVFISSLYIKKLQDNYIPDY from the exons ATGGAGTCGGAGAACGGAGTGGTGATGCTTAAACTCATGTTGTTCGTTCTTAACCTTCTCTTTTTG tttctgattctgatgattctGGTTTTTCTTGTGGAAGTAACTGTTGAAGTGTCTGCATATATCTTCAGGAGCCAG ATGTACAGTAACCTCAGCAATGATATTGAGAAATCCTTTGAAGACTATGATGAGACGTCCACACCAGGAGTGTTAGATCAGCTGCAGATCAAG TTTCATTGTTGTGGTTCTAACAATTATACGGACTGGTTTAAGACTGCATTTGGCCAGGTGACCTGGTCTGTTCCATCCAGCTGTTGTATCAATGTCACAGAGTCTTGTGGCAGAAGTGTTTCCAATCAGACTTCAAATATCCATTCTGTG GGCTGCACTGAAATAATATCAACATGGATTGAACAATACTTTTCAATTATTAGAGGAACCAGTGTCTGCtttgcatttggacag GTTATTGGGGTTTTCATTTCAAGTTTGTATATAAAGAAGCTCCAGGATAACTATATACCGGATTACTGA
- the LOC127576608 gene encoding CD63 antigen-like isoform X1, with the protein MLKLMLFVLNLLFLVFGIEIVWIGAAIHLNLYPLSLLIGKSISEVPAVLVIVGILIFFMALLGIGSIWKESITVIKVFLILMILVFLVEVTVEVSAYIFRSQMYSNLSNDIEKSFEDYDETSTPGVLDQLQIKFHCCGSNNYTDWFKTAFGQVTWSVPSSCCINVTESCGRSVSNQTSNIHSVGCTEIISTWIEQYFSIIRGTSVCFAFGQVIGVFISSLYIKKLQDNYIPDY; encoded by the exons ATGCTTAAACTCATGTTGTTCGTTCTTAACCTTCTCTTTTTG GTGTTTGGTATTGAAATTGTGTGGATAGGTGCTGCAATCCATCTGAACCTATATCCACTCTCTTTACTGATTGGTAAATCAATCTCAGAAGTCCCTGCCGTACTCGTTATTGTTGGTATTCTAATATTTTTCATGGCACTCTTGGGGATTGGTTCCATTTGGAAGGAAAGCATTACCGTGATAAAAgtg tttctgattctgatgattctGGTTTTTCTTGTGGAAGTAACTGTTGAAGTGTCTGCATATATCTTCAGGAGCCAG ATGTACAGTAACCTCAGCAATGATATTGAGAAATCCTTTGAAGACTATGATGAGACGTCCACACCAGGAGTGTTAGATCAGCTGCAGATCAAG TTTCATTGTTGTGGTTCTAACAATTATACGGACTGGTTTAAGACTGCATTTGGCCAGGTGACCTGGTCTGTTCCATCCAGCTGTTGTATCAATGTCACAGAGTCTTGTGGCAGAAGTGTTTCCAATCAGACTTCAAATATCCATTCTGTG GGCTGCACTGAAATAATATCAACATGGATTGAACAATACTTTTCAATTATTAGAGGAACCAGTGTCTGCtttgcatttggacag GTTATTGGGGTTTTCATTTCAAGTTTGTATATAAAGAAGCTCCAGGATAACTATATACCGGATTACTGA